One Solirubrobacterales bacterium DNA window includes the following coding sequences:
- a CDS encoding acetylornithine/succinylornithine family transaminase produces MSEASGPLGRLKEREARFLMQTYRRAEVEFVRGEGALLFDRDGKEYLDFLGGISVTSLGHAHPAVVEAVREQAGELTHVSNLFYTAPMVELAERLSQRSLGGGVFFCNSGTEANECAIKIARKHAHRRGIETPRILSFEGDFHGRSYGALSATPKLADSPDFGPMLPGFDSVPFDDAEALRETAGPDLAAILIEPIQGESGIWPLSDRSLGVAREICDRTGALLIFDEIQTGMGRTGSLWAWEQGPVRPDLITSAKALGGGFAIGACIGTPEAGGILSAGDHGSTFAAGPVACRAALASLDRIDRPEMMRRVRDLGARLNAGLTDLDGVSEVRGRGLMLGVGLEPGLDAAELTADLLGRGLVVNAPRADTIRLLPPFVITDDQCDRAIDLISNALEAAGSAGRQR; encoded by the coding sequence CGCTTCCTGATGCAGACCTACCGTCGGGCCGAGGTGGAGTTCGTCCGCGGCGAGGGCGCCCTGCTGTTCGATCGGGATGGCAAGGAGTACCTCGACTTCCTCGGCGGGATCTCGGTTACCTCGCTCGGCCACGCCCACCCCGCCGTCGTCGAGGCGGTCCGGGAGCAGGCCGGTGAGTTGACCCACGTCTCGAACCTGTTCTACACCGCCCCGATGGTGGAGCTGGCCGAGCGCCTGTCGCAGCGGTCGCTCGGTGGTGGTGTCTTTTTCTGCAACTCCGGCACCGAGGCCAATGAGTGCGCGATCAAGATCGCCCGCAAGCACGCTCACCGACGGGGGATCGAGACTCCCCGGATCCTGTCCTTCGAGGGGGACTTCCACGGCCGCTCCTACGGGGCGCTCTCGGCCACCCCCAAGCTTGCGGACAGTCCCGACTTCGGGCCAATGCTGCCCGGATTCGACTCGGTTCCGTTCGATGACGCCGAGGCGCTGCGCGAGACCGCCGGTCCGGATCTCGCCGCGATCCTGATCGAACCGATCCAGGGCGAGTCCGGGATCTGGCCACTTTCCGACCGCAGCCTGGGCGTCGCCCGGGAGATCTGCGACCGGACCGGGGCGCTGCTGATCTTCGACGAGATCCAGACCGGGATGGGCCGGACCGGATCGCTCTGGGCCTGGGAGCAGGGTCCGGTCCGCCCGGACCTGATCACCTCGGCCAAGGCACTCGGGGGCGGATTCGCGATCGGCGCCTGTATCGGGACCCCCGAGGCCGGTGGGATCCTCTCGGCCGGGGACCACGGCTCGACCTTCGCGGCCGGGCCGGTCGCCTGCCGGGCGGCGCTCGCCTCGCTGGACCGGATCGACCGTCCCGAGATGATGCGTCGGGTGCGTGACCTCGGCGCCCGGCTGAACGCCGGACTCACCGACCTTGACGGGGTCAGCGAGGTGCGCGGACGCGGCCTGATGCTCGGGGTGGGCCTCGAGCCGGGACTCGACGCCGCAGAGCTGACCGCCGACCTGCTCGGTCGCGGCCTGGTCGTCAACGCGCCCCGTGCCGACACGATCCGCCTGCTGCCGCCGTTCGTGATCACCGACGACCAGTGTGACCGGGCGATCGACCTGATTTCCAATGCGCTTGAAGCTGCCGGATCGGCCGGGCGGCAGCGATGA
- a CDS encoding argininosuccinate synthase: protein MSPISFDSLPAPTASYEASPDQVNRVVLLYSGGLDTSVMLHWIQAAYKAEVVTLTINVGQPGEDYDAIVEKAKSMGAIEAVVIDAREEFAEEFVVPAIKANALYGGGYPLFTSLARPLIGKLGVEIAAKYDCDTLAHGCTGKGNDQVRLDGTVTTLNPDLKIIAPVRSWQIGREEELEYCREHGIPLKGGTSAAPYSIDDNIWGRSSEGRTIEDLSNRPPDDVFQLVTRPEEAPDEPEYVKIGFEAGRPVSFNGERMELVPLLEAAAEAGMRHGCGIVDHIEDRIVGLKVRDIYEVPAAALILTAHQDLEKLVSTIHQNNFKHTLDRHWAYLIYAGLWYEPLRENLDAFMDSANETVTGEIELKLYKGSVRPVSRKSPFAVYDENLASFGASGGEFSQNAAPGFIELFSLQSRMAHQVRNREEGR, encoded by the coding sequence ATGAGCCCCATTTCCTTCGACTCCCTGCCCGCCCCGACCGCCTCCTACGAGGCCAGTCCGGATCAGGTCAACCGGGTTGTGCTGCTCTACTCGGGCGGTCTCGACACGAGCGTGATGCTCCACTGGATCCAGGCGGCCTACAAGGCCGAGGTGGTCACCCTCACGATCAACGTCGGTCAGCCCGGCGAGGACTACGACGCGATCGTCGAGAAAGCGAAATCGATGGGGGCGATCGAGGCGGTGGTGATCGACGCCCGGGAGGAGTTCGCCGAGGAGTTCGTGGTGCCGGCGATCAAGGCAAACGCCCTCTACGGCGGCGGCTACCCGCTGTTCACCTCGCTGGCCCGGCCCTTGATCGGCAAGCTCGGGGTGGAGATCGCCGCCAAGTACGACTGTGACACGCTCGCCCACGGCTGTACCGGCAAGGGCAACGACCAGGTCCGGCTGGACGGCACCGTGACCACCCTCAACCCGGATCTGAAGATCATCGCCCCGGTCCGCTCCTGGCAGATCGGCCGGGAGGAGGAGCTGGAGTACTGCCGGGAGCACGGGATCCCGCTGAAGGGTGGCACCTCGGCTGCCCCGTACTCGATCGACGACAACATCTGGGGCCGCTCCTCGGAGGGCCGCACGATCGAGGACCTCTCCAACCGGCCCCCGGATGACGTCTTCCAGCTGGTCACCCGACCGGAGGAGGCGCCGGATGAGCCGGAGTACGTGAAGATCGGCTTTGAAGCCGGTCGGCCGGTGTCGTTCAACGGCGAGCGGATGGAACTGGTTCCGCTGCTGGAAGCTGCGGCCGAGGCCGGGATGCGGCACGGCTGCGGGATCGTGGATCACATCGAGGATCGGATCGTGGGGCTCAAGGTGCGTGACATCTACGAGGTGCCGGCGGCCGCCTTGATCCTGACCGCGCATCAGGACCTCGAGAAGCTGGTCTCGACCATCCACCAGAACAACTTCAAGCACACACTGGACCGTCACTGGGCGTACCTGATCTACGCCGGCCTCTGGTACGAGCCACTCCGGGAGAATCTGGATGCATTCATGGACTCGGCCAACGAGACGGTCACCGGGGAGATCGAACTGAAGCTGTACAAGGGTTCGGTCCGGCCGGTTTCCCGCAAGTCGCCCTTCGCGGTTTACGATGAGAATCTGGCGTCGTTCGGAGCTTCCGGCGGGGAGTTCTCCCAGAACGCCGCCCCCGGCTTCATCGAGCTGTTCTCGCTGCAGAGCCGGATGGCCCACCAGGTCCGAAATCGAGAGGAAGGCAGATGA
- a CDS encoding transglycosylase family protein, with the protein MRSRPVQLAAAAAVFVCLLSTGPVFAASKESKQAAAKDRIDRISGELGQGRAELDSARSEAQSAAGREAEYTSLISSGAEKAARLGDRVTRSERSLERARKRLERARRLLERRLVAIYMGGVPDTTDLALGSNSFADLSSGSVYLRAITDSDSRMAARVAELRADLADMVADLAAAKAAVDAHNADLEEARAGIAAARAAAESTADRLAGLNAARQGEIESLKSDIDAWQKQIEQEELARQQEADEEAAAESAEEQVEQNLGGPYSIPTYIVMCESGGNYSALNPSSGAGGAYQIMPSTWAAYGGKGLPNEASKSEQDRIAALIWADSGPGAWSCA; encoded by the coding sequence TTGAGGTCACGCCCCGTTCAGCTTGCGGCCGCCGCCGCCGTTTTCGTCTGCCTGCTCTCGACCGGGCCCGTCTTCGCTGCCTCGAAGGAGTCGAAGCAGGCCGCGGCGAAGGACCGGATCGATCGGATCTCCGGTGAGCTCGGTCAGGGCCGGGCGGAACTCGACTCGGCTCGAAGCGAGGCTCAAAGCGCGGCCGGTCGTGAGGCCGAGTACACATCGCTGATCAGTTCGGGGGCCGAAAAGGCGGCCCGGCTGGGAGACCGGGTGACCCGCTCGGAGCGATCGCTCGAACGCGCCCGGAAGCGGCTCGAACGCGCCCGTCGGCTGCTGGAACGGCGACTGGTCGCGATCTACATGGGCGGTGTCCCGGACACCACCGATCTCGCCCTGGGATCGAACTCCTTTGCCGATCTGAGCTCGGGTTCGGTCTACCTGCGGGCGATCACCGACTCGGACAGCCGGATGGCCGCGCGGGTGGCCGAACTGCGTGCCGATCTGGCCGACATGGTGGCCGACCTCGCGGCGGCCAAGGCAGCGGTGGACGCACACAACGCCGATCTGGAAGAGGCCCGCGCCGGGATCGCGGCGGCCCGGGCCGCGGCCGAATCGACCGCTGATCGACTGGCCGGTCTGAACGCCGCCCGGCAGGGCGAGATCGAATCGCTCAAGTCGGACATCGACGCCTGGCAGAAGCAGATCGAGCAGGAGGAGTTGGCGAGACAGCAGGAGGCCGACGAAGAGGCAGCCGCCGAGTCGGCCGAAGAGCAGGTCGAGCAGAACCTGGGTGGTCCCTACTCGATTCCGACCTACATCGTGATGTGTGAATCGGGCGGCAACTACTCCGCCCTCAACCCGTCATCCGGGGCCGGTGGTGCCTACCAGATCATGCCTTCAACCTGGGCAGCGTACGGCGGCAAGGGTCTGCCGAACGAGGCCTCCAAGTCGGAACAGGACCGCATCGCCGCCCTGATCTGGGCCGACTCCGGCCCCGGCGCCTGGTCCTGCGCCTGA
- a CDS encoding GNAT family N-acetyltransferase, translating to MFRSARLAADHDTTRFDCGVTALDEWIRTQALRAERAGVTATTVWTRPGDQQVLGFHSIAPTTVSREELPTKGIAAGFTTIPGYLLGRLALDRDLQGRKLGSQLLLDAIETIVVAAERGGGRVIVVDAIDDRAVSFYRHHDFIPIGDSRRLIMKIATARQAVNSR from the coding sequence ATGTTCCGGTCGGCGCGGCTGGCCGCCGACCACGACACCACTCGGTTCGACTGCGGGGTGACAGCATTGGACGAGTGGATTCGCACGCAGGCGCTGCGGGCCGAGCGGGCGGGCGTCACCGCAACCACGGTTTGGACCCGTCCCGGTGACCAACAGGTTCTGGGGTTCCACTCGATCGCACCGACAACGGTCTCCCGTGAAGAGCTGCCCACGAAGGGCATCGCGGCCGGGTTCACCACGATTCCCGGCTATCTCCTGGGTCGTCTCGCCCTCGACCGGGACCTGCAAGGCAGGAAGCTCGGCAGCCAACTGCTCCTCGATGCGATCGAGACGATCGTCGTTGCTGCCGAGCGCGGCGGTGGTCGAGTGATCGTGGTCGACGCGATCGACGACCGGGCAGTCTCGTTCTACCGACACCACGACTTCATACCCATAGGTGATTCCCGTCGGCTGATCATGAAGATCGCCACCGCCCGCCAGGCGGTCAACTCCCGATAG
- a CDS encoding DUF1778 domain-containing protein: MAVKTKRIEIRADPESESRIARAASMRQMSVSSFVLGAAGREAEQVLRETERTVMPTEQFDALMASLDLADHAPRLKEVAQAPRSFERV; encoded by the coding sequence ATGGCGGTCAAGACGAAGCGAATTGAGATACGGGCGGACCCGGAAAGCGAGTCCCGGATTGCACGGGCTGCCTCGATGCGGCAGATGTCGGTGTCGTCTTTCGTGTTGGGTGCCGCCGGCCGGGAGGCCGAACAGGTGCTGCGGGAGACCGAACGGACGGTGATGCCCACTGAACAGTTCGACGCCCTGATGGCGTCGCTCGATCTTGCGGATCACGCTCCGCGGCTGAAGGAAGTGGCGCAGGCCCCGCGCTCGTTCGAGCGCGTGTGA
- a CDS encoding histidine phosphatase family protein, producing the protein MIHLLRHGDAEPDQGEGDAARRLTPKGEAQARAAGQAMARLGIRVDSCLASPRVRAWRTAELACESLGIEPELCAPIGTGSYDTLDLASGHGNVLIVGHEPVLSQEIARLTGANVRLKKGGLATLEPNLLHTLLRPAELSAIADGRT; encoded by the coding sequence GTGATCCATCTGCTCCGACACGGGGACGCCGAGCCCGACCAAGGTGAAGGCGACGCGGCCCGTCGACTCACGCCGAAGGGCGAGGCGCAGGCCCGCGCCGCCGGTCAGGCGATGGCCCGGCTCGGGATCAGGGTCGACTCCTGCCTCGCCTCCCCCCGGGTCCGGGCCTGGCGTACCGCCGAGCTGGCCTGCGAGTCACTCGGGATCGAGCCGGAGCTCTGCGCCCCGATCGGCACCGGCAGCTACGACACGCTCGACCTCGCGAGCGGCCACGGCAACGTCCTGATCGTCGGCCATGAGCCGGTGCTCTCGCAGGAGATCGCCCGCCTCACCGGGGCAAACGTCCGCCTGAAAAAGGGCGGCCTCGCCACCCTGGAGCCGAACCTCCTCCACACCCTCCTTCGCCCCGCTGAACTGTCCGCTATCGCGGACGGCCGAACCTAA
- a CDS encoding enoyl-CoA hydratase/isomerase family protein, with the protein MSSNPLPPELSVVRVEIEGPIGRLTLNRPEKINALSLELLEEVIVASEWFTEQEEVKVVVVSGAGRAFSAGSDLAAFGNVDPEAGEDAYRDAVDLGRRAADALTDTRPLTIAAIHGHCVGGGLVLAAACDLRVAAEDTTFLIPEVDLGIPLAWGGIPRLVREIGPAVTKELVLTCRPFSATEAKQLGFLNRVVSPDEVPGVATDLAQQLAGQPAYSLELTKRQVNRVAEESGSTAESAKDADLTLGALADRESLEKMQSYLAGH; encoded by the coding sequence ATGTCTTCGAACCCCTTGCCACCCGAACTGTCCGTTGTCCGCGTCGAGATCGAAGGACCGATCGGCCGGTTGACCCTCAACCGGCCGGAGAAGATCAACGCGCTCTCCCTCGAGTTGCTGGAGGAGGTGATCGTCGCCTCGGAGTGGTTCACCGAACAGGAGGAGGTGAAGGTGGTCGTGGTCAGCGGTGCCGGTCGGGCGTTCAGCGCGGGATCCGATCTGGCCGCCTTCGGCAACGTCGACCCGGAGGCGGGAGAGGACGCCTACCGGGACGCGGTCGATCTCGGCCGGCGGGCGGCCGACGCCCTGACCGATACCCGTCCGTTGACCATCGCCGCAATCCACGGCCACTGTGTCGGCGGCGGACTGGTGCTGGCCGCCGCCTGTGACCTCCGGGTCGCAGCGGAGGACACCACCTTCCTGATCCCCGAAGTGGATCTCGGGATCCCGCTGGCCTGGGGCGGTATCCCGCGGCTGGTGCGGGAGATCGGCCCGGCCGTGACCAAAGAGCTGGTCCTCACATGCAGGCCGTTCTCCGCGACCGAGGCGAAGCAGCTTGGTTTCCTGAACCGGGTGGTCTCGCCGGACGAGGTTCCGGGCGTGGCGACGGATCTGGCCCAACAGCTCGCGGGTCAGCCGGCCTACTCGCTGGAGTTGACCAAGCGGCAGGTGAACCGGGTTGCGGAGGAGTCAGGCTCAACCGCCGAGTCAGCGAAGGATGCAGATCTGACCCTCGGAGCCCTCGCCGACCGTGAGTCGCTGGAGAAGATGCAGAGTTATCTGGCCGGCCACTGA
- the dnaE gene encoding DNA polymerase III subunit alpha, translating into MSSGTSNGQQVVHLHVHSEHSVLDGACNIKEMAARAAELGMPALSLTDHGVMNGAFDMYKACKSEGVKPILGIEAYYVDDRHEVKEMRKYERNHLTLLAENDTGFRNLIALSSEGFLEGYHRGKANVDLELLDRHSEGVICLTGCLQARFVKRLVEDRPDEAREHLDRLIQVFGPEQVYMEVQKNGIAEQDKANQQIARIAREVGRPLVATADVHYLRREDYDNHTALLCVQTKSTLDAPKMSFDTNEFYLKDAAEMTAAFAEWPEAVPMTLEIAERSEVEIPLGQILLPQYPTTDGEDSVRMLRRLAEEGLVSRYGDPVPTVARERLEFELGVIEEMGFPDYFLIVWDFVHYARENGIAVGPGRGSAAGSIVSYSLGITDLDPVEHDLLFERFLNPGRKSMPDIDIDFSVRGRDRMIQYVTEKYGSDSVAQIITFGKMAPRAAVRDATRVHGFDYPTGDALAKQIPEPIMGRPPSFEECLKPGQDLRKTYDSDADAAKIIDTARGLEGKIRNTSIHAAAVVISGRPLQEIVPLQLVEDRSAEPVKDENGKPVKQFKTVTQYSMGPVEEIGLLKMDFLGLRNLDVIDDAIEIIERSRGVKIEAESIPLDDRKTFEMLARGDSTGVFQFESDGMREAMRRVVPTEFDDLIALVALYRPGAMSEIPSYASGKADPSTVQFADERLRPITEATYGCFLYQEQLMAVAKEMAGFSPAEADDLRKAIGKKKRDLMAKMKPQFMEGMAASGTDVAVAADLWRINEAAADYSFNKSHAACYGLIAYRTAYLKANFPAEYMAAVISSVMSTKDKVPAYISRCAEMGIRVLPPNVNISDHSFVVDGSNILFGLDAVKNVGYSAVEAIIHAREERPFDSIWDFCERVDSRAVNKRAIECLIKCGAFDSLPGSRLGMLEALPDAQAAGNKAQADAHLGQGSIFEMGGDDAGGTSHPPVSETEFEQKELLALEKETMGTFLSSHPLDGLREALIAAADCTISETSAKEDGSWVTLGGIVTEYRKLRTRSGSTMAFATLSDIESEIELIVFKADESEKSAAIQPDAVVLVKGRVDQKEEGTKLVVQGAKPFNPSEREIEKAKRILARRDEPFAVKVDGGQLDLDLLADIRDLIGRHGGEVEVVLSIEAEGRARKLKLGPDFRVRRSPALRLEFDQLIGASTLPIEAIESGSGPAESADSAAPQAARAA; encoded by the coding sequence GTGAGTTCAGGCACGTCAAACGGTCAGCAGGTGGTGCATCTGCACGTCCACAGCGAGCACTCGGTGCTCGACGGTGCCTGCAACATCAAGGAGATGGCGGCCCGCGCCGCGGAGCTCGGAATGCCGGCCCTCAGCCTCACCGACCACGGGGTGATGAACGGTGCCTTCGACATGTACAAGGCCTGCAAATCCGAAGGCGTGAAGCCGATTCTCGGGATCGAGGCCTACTACGTGGACGACCGGCACGAAGTCAAGGAGATGCGCAAGTACGAGCGCAATCACCTCACCCTGCTGGCCGAGAACGACACCGGTTTCCGGAACCTGATCGCTCTCAGCTCGGAGGGCTTCCTGGAGGGCTACCACCGGGGCAAGGCGAACGTCGATCTCGAACTGCTGGACCGTCACTCCGAGGGCGTGATCTGCCTGACCGGCTGCCTGCAGGCCCGCTTCGTGAAACGGCTGGTCGAGGACCGTCCCGACGAGGCCCGGGAACACCTCGACCGGCTGATCCAGGTGTTCGGCCCGGAGCAGGTCTACATGGAAGTCCAGAAGAACGGCATCGCCGAGCAGGACAAGGCCAACCAGCAGATCGCCCGGATTGCCCGCGAGGTCGGACGGCCCCTGGTCGCGACCGCGGACGTCCACTACCTGCGCCGGGAGGACTACGACAACCACACGGCACTGCTCTGCGTCCAGACCAAGTCGACGCTCGATGCGCCGAAGATGAGCTTCGACACCAACGAGTTCTACCTCAAGGATGCGGCCGAGATGACCGCCGCGTTTGCCGAGTGGCCGGAGGCGGTGCCGATGACCCTCGAGATCGCGGAACGCTCCGAGGTCGAGATCCCGCTCGGCCAGATCCTGCTGCCTCAGTACCCGACCACGGACGGGGAGGACTCGGTCCGGATGCTGCGGCGACTGGCCGAGGAGGGCCTGGTTTCCCGGTACGGCGATCCGGTTCCGACAGTGGCCCGGGAGCGGCTCGAGTTCGAGCTCGGGGTGATCGAGGAGATGGGCTTCCCCGACTACTTCCTGATCGTCTGGGACTTCGTCCATTACGCCAGGGAGAACGGGATCGCGGTCGGCCCCGGCCGTGGCTCCGCCGCCGGTTCGATCGTCTCCTACTCGCTCGGGATCACCGATCTGGACCCGGTCGAGCACGACCTGCTGTTCGAGCGCTTCCTCAACCCCGGTCGCAAGTCGATGCCGGATATCGACATCGACTTCTCGGTGCGCGGACGGGACCGGATGATCCAGTACGTGACCGAGAAGTACGGCTCCGACTCGGTCGCCCAGATCATCACCTTCGGAAAGATGGCCCCACGGGCGGCGGTGCGGGACGCAACCCGGGTTCACGGTTTCGACTATCCCACCGGTGATGCTCTCGCCAAGCAGATCCCGGAACCGATCATGGGGCGCCCACCCTCGTTCGAGGAGTGCCTCAAACCGGGGCAAGACCTGAGGAAGACCTACGACTCGGATGCCGATGCGGCGAAGATCATCGACACCGCCCGGGGCCTCGAGGGCAAGATCCGGAACACCTCGATCCACGCCGCCGCGGTGGTGATTTCGGGCCGCCCCCTTCAGGAGATCGTGCCGCTCCAGCTGGTCGAGGACCGGTCGGCGGAGCCGGTCAAGGACGAGAACGGCAAGCCGGTCAAGCAGTTCAAGACGGTGACCCAGTACTCGATGGGGCCGGTCGAGGAGATCGGGCTCCTGAAGATGGACTTCCTCGGCCTGCGCAACCTCGACGTGATCGATGACGCGATCGAGATCATAGAACGCTCCCGCGGGGTGAAAATCGAAGCCGAGTCGATCCCGCTCGACGACCGGAAGACCTTCGAGATGCTGGCCCGCGGAGACTCGACCGGCGTGTTCCAGTTCGAGTCCGACGGGATGCGGGAGGCGATGCGCCGGGTGGTCCCGACCGAGTTCGACGACCTGATCGCCCTGGTTGCGCTCTACCGCCCGGGGGCGATGAGCGAGATCCCGAGCTACGCCTCCGGGAAGGCCGATCCCTCGACCGTCCAGTTCGCCGATGAACGGTTGCGACCGATCACCGAGGCGACCTACGGCTGCTTCCTCTACCAGGAGCAGTTGATGGCGGTGGCCAAGGAGATGGCCGGTTTCTCGCCCGCCGAAGCGGACGATCTGCGCAAGGCGATCGGCAAGAAGAAGCGGGATCTGATGGCGAAGATGAAGCCGCAGTTCATGGAAGGCATGGCTGCCTCCGGAACCGACGTCGCGGTGGCCGCCGATCTCTGGCGGATCAACGAGGCGGCAGCGGACTACTCCTTCAACAAGTCGCATGCCGCCTGTTACGGGCTGATCGCCTACCGGACCGCATACCTCAAGGCGAACTTCCCGGCCGAGTACATGGCGGCGGTGATCTCCTCCGTGATGAGTACCAAGGACAAGGTCCCGGCCTACATCAGCCGCTGCGCCGAGATGGGGATCAGGGTGCTGCCGCCGAACGTCAACATTTCCGACCACAGTTTCGTGGTTGACGGCTCGAACATCCTGTTCGGGCTGGATGCGGTCAAGAACGTCGGCTACTCGGCGGTTGAGGCGATCATCCACGCCCGGGAGGAGCGGCCGTTCGACTCGATCTGGGATTTCTGTGAACGGGTCGACTCCCGGGCGGTGAACAAGCGGGCGATCGAGTGCCTGATCAAGTGCGGGGCCTTCGACTCCCTGCCCGGTTCCCGGCTCGGGATGCTGGAGGCTCTGCCGGATGCCCAGGCGGCCGGCAACAAGGCCCAGGCCGACGCCCACCTGGGGCAGGGTTCGATCTTCGAGATGGGCGGTGACGATGCCGGTGGCACCAGCCATCCGCCGGTCAGCGAAACCGAGTTCGAGCAGAAGGAGCTGCTCGCCCTGGAAAAGGAGACGATGGGCACCTTCCTCTCGTCCCATCCGCTGGACGGGTTGCGGGAGGCGTTGATCGCTGCCGCCGACTGCACAATCAGCGAAACCAGCGCCAAGGAGGATGGCTCCTGGGTCACGCTCGGCGGGATCGTCACCGAGTACCGCAAGCTCCGCACCCGCTCCGGGTCAACCATGGCTTTCGCCACGCTCAGTGACATCGAGTCCGAGATCGAACTGATCGTGTTCAAGGCGGACGAGTCCGAGAAGTCGGCCGCGATCCAGCCCGACGCGGTGGTGCTGGTCAAGGGAAGGGTCGACCAGAAAGAGGAGGGCACAAAACTGGTGGTCCAGGGAGCGAAGCCGTTCAATCCCAGCGAAAGGGAGATCGAAAAGGCGAAACGGATCCTGGCCCGTCGGGACGAGCCGTTCGCGGTGAAGGTCGACGGTGGGCAGCTCGATCTCGATCTGCTCGCCGACATCAGGGATCTGATCGGCCGGCACGGGGGAGAGGTGGAGGTGGTTCTTTCAATAGAGGCCGAGGGACGGGCACGGAAACTGAAGCTCGGGCCCGACTTCCGGGTTCGGCGCTCGCCGGCCCTCCGGCTGGAGTTCGACCAGCTGATCGGCGCCTCCACGCTTCCGATAGAAGCAATCGAGTCGGGATCCGGACCCGCCGAATCTGCGGATTCGGCAGCGCCACAGGCGGCACGGGCCGCCTGA
- a CDS encoding acyl-CoA dehydrogenase family protein, with amino-acid sequence MTATQTSPENQTESETPAFSLALTQDQKDIQEWVHGFAEDVMRPAAHEWDEREEFPWEIVQEAAKIGLYGFEGIAQFFADESGLSLPVVNEEMFWGDAGLGMAISGTTLAVAAIFGQGTGEQIGEWIPQCFGTPDDVKVAAFCASEPDAGSDVSAVRTTAKYDEAKDEWVINGQKAWATNGGIANLHVVIASVDRELGARGHAAFVIPPNTPGCSQGAKVKKHGIRASHTADVHLDDCRVPGSCLLGGKEKLDERLARIREGKKGKSQAAMATFEASRPVVGAQAIGIARAAYEYALEYAKGRVQFGRPIIDNQAIAFTLADMKTEIDAARLLVWRASWMGRNQVPFENAEGSMSKLKGGEVATWVTERAIQILGGNGYTREYPVERMHRDAKIYDIFEGTAEIQRLVISARSPASRSRESGRS; translated from the coding sequence ATGACTGCCACACAGACTTCACCGGAAAATCAGACCGAGAGCGAAACTCCGGCCTTCAGTCTGGCCCTCACCCAGGACCAGAAGGACATCCAGGAGTGGGTGCACGGCTTCGCCGAGGACGTGATGCGTCCCGCGGCCCACGAGTGGGACGAGCGCGAAGAGTTCCCCTGGGAGATCGTGCAGGAGGCCGCCAAGATCGGTCTCTACGGGTTCGAGGGCATCGCCCAGTTCTTCGCCGACGAGTCCGGCCTCTCGCTGCCGGTCGTCAACGAGGAGATGTTCTGGGGGGACGCCGGCCTTGGCATGGCCATTTCCGGCACCACCCTCGCGGTCGCCGCGATCTTCGGACAGGGCACCGGCGAGCAGATCGGTGAGTGGATCCCCCAGTGCTTCGGCACCCCGGATGACGTCAAGGTCGCCGCCTTCTGCGCCTCCGAGCCCGACGCCGGCTCGGACGTATCGGCCGTCCGCACTACTGCCAAGTACGACGAGGCCAAGGACGAATGGGTGATCAACGGCCAGAAGGCCTGGGCGACCAACGGTGGCATCGCCAACCTCCATGTGGTGATCGCCTCGGTCGACCGCGAGCTCGGTGCCCGTGGCCACGCTGCCTTCGTGATCCCTCCGAACACCCCGGGTTGCAGCCAGGGCGCCAAGGTCAAGAAGCACGGCATCCGTGCCTCCCACACCGCCGACGTCCACCTCGATGACTGCCGCGTGCCGGGTTCCTGCCTGCTCGGCGGCAAGGAGAAGCTGGACGAGCGTCTCGCCCGGATCCGGGAGGGCAAGAAGGGCAAGTCGCAGGCCGCGATGGCGACCTTCGAGGCCAGCCGGCCGGTGGTCGGCGCCCAGGCGATCGGGATCGCCCGCGCCGCCTACGAGTACGCGCTCGAGTACGCCAAGGGCCGGGTTCAGTTCGGCCGTCCGATCATCGACAACCAGGCGATCGCCTTCACCCTGGCCGACATGAAGACCGAGATCGACGCCGCCCGGCTGCTGGTCTGGCGGGCCTCCTGGATGGGTCGCAACCAGGTTCCGTTCGAGAACGCCGAGGGCTCGATGTCGAAGCTCAAGGGTGGCGAGGTCGCGACCTGGGTCACCGAACGGGCGATCCAGATCCTCGGCGGCAACGGCTACACCCGCGAGTACCCGGTCGAACGGATGCACCGCGACGCGAAGATCTACGACATCTTCGAGGGCACCGCGGAGATCCAGCGGCTGGTCATCTCCGCGCGATCTCCGGCATCAAGATCCAGGGAAAGCGGCCGCAGCTAG